A region from the Arachis ipaensis cultivar K30076 chromosome B01, Araip1.1, whole genome shotgun sequence genome encodes:
- the LOC107634921 gene encoding probable receptor-like protein kinase At2g42960 — protein sequence MSGNHSLKVELSKTTALLGLRLWVLIGIGVGAFIVLILCILPVWVTFRRKSRRSLDKIPMSQIPNVSKDIKVDKVGVLNCHDQAESVYIPVHDKASDNNNSEKLLVHLGMSKSSDADNISQCSSIFHHERGFSSMSGEEGSSSTFKKQSALGMVTASPLIGLPEVSHLGWGHWFTLRDLELATNRFSAENVIGEGGYGVVYRGRLINGSEVAVKRLLNNLGQAEKEFRVEVEAIGHVRHKNLVRLLGYCIEGVHRLLVYEYVNNGNLEQWLHGAMSQHGILTWEARMKVILGTAKALAYLHEAIEPKVVHRDIKSSNILIDSEFNAKVSDFGLAKLLDSGESHITTRVMGTFGYVAPEYANTGMLNERSDIYSFGVVLLEVVTGRDPVDYSRSANEVNLVEWLKIMVGTRRAEEVVDSSLEVKPSMRVLKRALLVALRCVDPDADKRPKMSQVVRMLEADEYPFRQDRRTRKSRTGSMEIESVKDNSGPSDAEMVKGPESNVLETSQQ from the exons ATGTCTGGCAACCATTCTTTAAAGGTTGAATTGTCGAAGACGACGGCATTATTGGGTTTGAGGCTGTGGGTTTTGATTGGGATAGGTGTTGGTGCATTCATAGTTCTAATTCTTTGTATATTACCTGTATGGGTGACATTTCGGAGAAAGTCGAGGAGATCTCTGGACAAGATCCCCATGTCTCAAATTCCAAATGTCTCGAAAGATATCAAGGTTGACAAGGTTGGGGTGCTGAATTGTCATGATCAAGCTGAAAGTGTATATATTCCTGTTCATGACAAGGCAAGTGATAATAATAATTCAGAAAAGTTGTTAGTTCATTTGGGAATGAGCAAATCCAGTGATGCAGATAATATCAGCCAATGCAGCTCGATTTTTCATCACGAGAGAGGGTTTAGTTCGATGTCCGGTGAAGAAGGAAGCTCCAGCACATTTAAGAAGCAGTCTGCATTGGGGATGGTAACTGCATCACCTCTAATTGGTTTGCCCGAGGTTTCTCATCTTGGATGGGGCCACTGGTTCACCCTTAGAGATCTCGAACTTGCAACCAATCGTTTCTCGGCTGAGAATGTGATTGGTGAGGGTGGATATGGAGTTGTTTACAGGGGAAGGCTAATCAATGGGTCTGAGGTGGCAGTGAAGAGACTTCTTAACAACTT gggacaagcagagaaaGAATTCAGGGTTGAAGTGGAAGCTATAGGCCATGTTAGACATAAAAATCTTGTGCGGTTGCTTGGATATTGCATAGAAGGAGTACATAG GTTGCTAGTGTATGAATATGTGAACAATGGTAATTTAGAACAATGGTTACATGGAGCTATGAGTCAACATGGAATACTTACCTGGGAAGCTCGTATGAAGGTTATACTCGGCACAGCCAAAGC GCTTGCTTATTTACACGAAGCAATCGAACCAAAAGTTGTTCACCGGGATATAAAGTCTAGCAACATATTGATTGATAGTGAGTTCAATGCGAAGGTTTCTGATTTTGGTTTGGCCAAACTTTTGGACTCAGGGGAAAGTCACATAACTACTAGAGTAATGGGAACATTCGG TTATGTGGCACCAGAATATGCTAACACCGGCATGTTAAATGAAAGAAGCGACATTTACAGCTTCGGTGTTGTCTTGCTAGAAGTGGTTACCGGAAGGGACCCGGTTGACTATTCCCGTTCCGCGAATGAG GTGAATCTTGTTGAGTGGCTCAAGATCATGGTGGGAACAAGGAGGGCCGAGGAAGTTGTGGATTCTAGCCTCGAAGTGAAACCATCGATGCGTGTCCTAAAGCGTGCCCTTCTGGTCGCGCTTAGGTGTGTCGATCCTGATGCCGACAAGAGACCTAAAATGAGTCAGGTTGTGAGGATGCTTGAAGCAGACGAGTATCCGTTCCGACAG GATCGAAGAACTAGAAAGAGCCGCACCGGCAGCATGGAAATCGAATCTGTGAAGGATAATTCCGGTCCATCGGATGCCGAAATGGTGAAGGGTCCTGAAAGCAATGTGCTTGAGACATCCCAACAATAG
- the LOC107635062 gene encoding uncharacterized protein LOC107635062 translates to MVLLSGNNKSVSQQTNDERSKAQGVTAIHNSQGNKSTDGGRMQSSFDTSMNKGMTIMDEFKYGFPSQGLSTTSNKWWGSSDHDDSAGTSGSRAECKIEESAAGEAEKVASETGNAGSSEIPQGAALLMTVRKRAAEEGREALKLGVFQRYGVNKLGKREKTLLRRIFRSSLPSSWIPDL, encoded by the exons ATGGTCTTGCTAAGTGGCAATAACAAAAG TGTTTCGCAACAAACCAATGATGAGAGATCCAAAGCACAAGGCGTTACAGCGATTCACAATTCGCAAGGAAACAAGAGCACTGATGGTGGCCGAATGCAGAGTTCGTTCGACACAAGCATGAATAAAGGAATGACAATAATGGATGAATTCAAATATGGGTTTCCATCACAAGGCTTGTCAACTACTTCAAATAAATGGTGGGGAAGTAGTGATCATGATGACAGTGCAGGCACCAGTGGAAGCCGAGCCGAGTGTAAAATTGAAGAAAGTGCCGCCGGGGAAGCAGAAAAGGTGGCATCTGAAACTGGAAATGCTGGAAGCAGCGAAATTCCTCAAGGAGCGGCTTTGCTGATGACCGTGCGCAAAAGAGCTgcagaagaaggaagagaagcgCTCAAGTTAGGCGTTTTCCAACGCTATGGTGTAAACAAGCtaggaaaaagggagaaaacgcTGCTTCGCCGAATATTCAGATCTTCATTGCCAAGTTCTTGGATACCTGATTTGTAA